From a region of the Brachionichthys hirsutus isolate HB-005 chromosome 9, CSIRO-AGI_Bhir_v1, whole genome shotgun sequence genome:
- the ddx59 gene encoding probable ATP-dependent RNA helicase DDX59 has protein sequence MFMPRALKVKRPVQSSSQVLNKKSKADPEEIKDIDGSVTSVQKQETCEDTKTQDETTQPGEDARIQDEAPGDPAGFTESLASGGERKSTSDTEEEEPVKSFKKTQRWPEPGEPVCVMCGRYGEYICDSTDNDVCSLECKAEHLVRMGMGTGVEVFNRKDNPSYEWVQSQQPAVNAGGLDESDAGYSYREDQFISGLTDEQVQRIKHELGIETQGSDVRRPIVEFEHCGFPATLSGNLKKAGYNVPTPVQMQMVPIGLTGRDVIASADTGSGKTVAFMLPVVARALEKPAHIVRSPVALILTPTRELAIQIERQTKELVMGLPNMRTALLVGGMPLPPQLHRLKSSIKIIIATPGRVFEILKQKAVQLDQVKVVVVDEVDTMLKMGFQQQVLEVLEQVPEERQTLLVSATIPRGTEELASRFVRDPVRIAIGERNQPCANVRQILLWVEEPSKKKKLFEIINDDKLYQPPVVVFVDCKLGADLLCEAVAKVTGLTTVAIHSDKRQWARNRILRGLLDGDFEIVISTGVLGRGLDLINVRLVVNFDMPNTMDEYVHQVGRAGRLGHRGTAITFVNNNNKRLFLEVVNRVKPTGSILPPQLLNSPHLHEQQRRERRKSKQGPDALVSTNNLLDIIKKHDRRKK, from the exons atgtttatgCCAAGAGCTCTGAAGGTGAAGAGACCCGTCCAAAGTTCAAGTCAAGTTCTGAATAAGAAAAGCAAGGCAGATCCAGAGGAAATCAAAGACATCGATGGTTCAGTGACATCAGTTCAAAAGCAGGAAACATGCGAAGACACCAAAACGCAAGACGAGACCACGCAGCCGGGTGAAGACGCCAGGATACAGGATGAGGCACCAGGAGACCCTGCAGGTTTCACAGAGAGTTTAGCGAGTGGAGGCGAACGCAAGTCTACCAGTGATACCGAAGAAGAGGAACCTGTGAAATCATTCAAAAAGACCCAGCGATGGCCAGAGCCAGGAGAGCCCGTCTGCGTAATGTGTGGCCGCTACGGGGAGTACATTTGTGACAGCACCGACAACGATGTTTGCAGTCTTGAGTGCAAAGCTGAACATTTGGTCCGAATGGGAATGGGGACTGGGGTGGAAGTGTTCAACCGTAAGGACAACCCCAGTTATGAATGGGTTCAATCTCAACAGCCAGCAGTGAACGCTGGGGGATTAGATGAAAGTGATGCGGGCTATTCTTACAGGGAGGATCAGTTCATATCGGGCCTAACAGACGAACAAGTGCAGAGGATTAAACACGAGCTGGGCATAGAAACCCAGGGAAGTGATGTTAGGAGGCCCATCGTTGAATTTGAACACTGTGGCTTCCCCGCCACGCTGAGTGGCAACCTGAAAAAGGCTGGCTATAACGTGCCCACACCGGTCCAGATGCAGATGGTTCCCATTGGCCTGACTGGGAGGGATGTGATTGCCAGCGCTGACACAGGCTCAGGGAAGACCGTCGCCTTCATGCTGCCAGTAGTAGCAAGGGCACTGGAG aAACCAGCACACATTGTCCGGAGCCCCGTGGCTCTCATCCTGACCCCCACCAGGGAGCTGGCCATTCAGATAGAGAGACAGACCAAGGAGCTGGTGATGGGGCTCCCCAACATGAGAACCGCGCTGCTGGTGGGCGGGATGCCACTTCCTCCACAACTCCATCGACTCAAAAGCAGCATCAAA ATTATCATCGCCACCCCTGGGCGAGTCTTTGAGATCTTGAAGCAGAAGGCAGTCCAGCTGGACCAAGTGAAGGTCGTGGTGGTTGATGAG GTTGACACGATGCTAAAGATGGGTTTCCAGCAGCAGGTCCTTGAGGTGTTGGAGCAAGTCCCTGAAGAACGACAGACTCTGCTGGTGTCGGCTACCATCCCCAGAGGGACAGAGGAGCTGGCGTCCCGATTTGTTCGCGACCCGGTCCGTATTGCCATCGGAGAGAGGAACCAGCCCTGCGCTAACGTCAGGCAGATCCTTCTTTGGGTAGAGGAACcctcaaagaagaagaagctgtttgAGATCATCAAT GACGATAAGCTGTACCAGCCTCCGGTGGTGGTGTTTGTCGACTGTAAACTTGGGGCTGACCTGCTGTGTGAGGCTGTCGCTAAGGTGACAGGCCTTACAACTGTGGCCATCCATTCTGACAAGAGACAGTGGGCACGCAACCGCATCCTCAGG GGTCTTCTGGATGGAGACTTTGAAATAGTGATCAGCACAGGAGTGCTAGGCAGAGGACTGGACCTCATCAACGTCAGACTGGTAGTTAACTTTGACATGCCAAATACAATGGATGAGTACGTCCATCAG GTGGGCAGGGCAGGCCGACTAGGACACAGAGGAACAGCTATCACctttgtcaacaacaacaacaagcggCTGTTCCTCGAGGTGGTAAACAGGGTGAAACCCACAGGGTCCATCTTGCCCCCTCAACTCCTGAACTCACCCCACCTGCAtgaacagcagaggagagaacGACGTAAATCCAAGCAGGGGCCAGATGCGCTGGTCTCTACAAACAATCTACTAGACATCATAAAGAAACACGACCGCCGCAAAAAGTAG